ATCATAAAGATAACTAGGAATTGATGAAGAACTAATAGATCTCTTGTTTTCCAtactcaaaaatcaaaatacgaTCTAggtcagtttttttttaaatttaaacccgaaaaaacaAGGAAGAAAgatcaaattaaaacaaagcttTGAAGAAACGTTAATGGCAGTTGAAGAATATGGGGTTGATTTTGGAGATTAAGGACCAAAAATTATGAAACTTACCTCAAAATGTAGAGAAAAGGCCGATCTTTATTTTAGTTCAATAAAAATGAACTAAAATTAAGGGATTAACAGGGGGCAATGGTTCAAAGAAGCCATGAAAATGGCGAGTTTGACGACAGAGAGTGAGAAAAAGAGAGATCAGAGAGACACGACAATTGAGGGGGTTATAATGAAGGGGCGGGTCATACGAGAGAACTAAGAGAGTGAAAAAAAGGGAGGTGTTATGAGGATATGTTAGGGAAAAAAGAGTTTCAAAAATGGAAAATATTCCAAAGTAGacaaacttttgaaactacccattATAATAAGGtggacaaatttaaaaaaacggagggagtattatttatctattacttttaattaatttgtatttaacttatatttataagtaaaattatgatcaagtaagatcttatttaattcgtctaaatgtaaatttttttataatttttaattatatcaaattacatttcaaaatattatgttaaattaataataataacatgtgTGTCAAAATGAAATAAGAGACTCTTGAGTATATTAGTATATGATTTGGGATTTCGTGCTATAAAAAGCTATCATGAAACACGTAACCTCAAAACTATACTTTTAGTACAACATAACAAATAAAACtagaataatatatagtaagtccataattagaaaaaaatgtgGAAAAGGGTTGAAGCAATAATATTAGTTGTTATTTTGTGTAGTAAATTGGTAAGTGGTGGGTCTATAGTGCCTTGTTATTTCATATTTGGAGATTCATTATCAGATGCCGGTAACAATAATGATCTTATTACCATGGCTAAAGTTAATTACTCGCCTTATGGAATTGATTTTCCTCGAGGAATTGCTACCGGAAGGTTTACCAATGGTCGCACCGTTGCAGATTTTATAAgtaagttttttaattttttaaaaaaattattttgtattgcAGATGATAAAATATAGATGTTATattgatcacttttaatcatcagcttaaattttaaattgaattgaTTTTATGATATAATATCAGAGCTAACCAATGTCATATAAGGGTCATGAACTCATGGCCGGAATTCAAACTCTGATAAATCAAGAAAAGTAGTAAAAGGGCTCGTTCATCTTCATTCCAAGGAAAAGATATTAATACAATGTCATAGGATTATTTTAGgtattaaattattctagtcaACTCTATAATCATGGAGTAAATATCTCAATTATctcttagaataatatcttcctaataataatccaataatattcTTTGCATATTCCTAACAATAATGCTACTAAATGTGTTGATGAAATCAATCAAGCTGTCAAGATTTTCAATACCAAGCTTAAAAAGTTGGTGGATTATTTCAATGCAAATCTCCCTGGAGCCAAATTTACCTTCATTAATCTCTACGCAATGCAATCATTATCTCCTATTGGTACGTGTGTGCATCCCACgtatcatatttatttttagggaaattccacgtggtcATCCTGAGATTT
This genomic stretch from Amaranthus tricolor cultivar Red isolate AtriRed21 chromosome 9, ASM2621246v1, whole genome shotgun sequence harbors:
- the LOC130823439 gene encoding GDSL esterase/lipase At4g30140-like: MWKRVEAIILVVILCSKLVSGGSIVPCYFIFGDSLSDAGNNNDLITMAKVNYSPYGIDFPRGIATGRFTNGRTVADFINSLHIPNNNATKCVDEINQAVKIFNTKLKKLVDYFNANLPGAKFTFINLYAMQSLSPIGLISSSPCCKVLRSDFQCEPNSTPCRNRNLHAFMDGFHPTESVNRFAATISFGTLLPLFAHPLNISQLINTDINNVLQI